One Nicotiana sylvestris chromosome 12, ASM39365v2, whole genome shotgun sequence genomic window carries:
- the LOC104241092 gene encoding uncharacterized protein, whose amino-acid sequence MWKKERDEDDGPPTWEEFEEAFMANFIPEEDREAKATEFEKLKQGNKSVQEYYMEFIRLDKHAPHMVKTEKSKIRRFVGGLAYHIKDTTSAATVGMEAFSSVVGFAKHLEKDRQLRREEKELNKKARTTGRFNGTSSGGRRDSSNKESLAPAQFSHQSGGRSSFRRTQSNGNQSRQNQNFRTSSSHSQNHVEQHSHKQSLCGTCKQQHSGQCKLGFHGCYHCGDIGHIKANCPKLRRNLSGGPTRPSSSSATAVAPPQARGSHNQIEHGAGRGAYRVTQGGGQPRLFATLDRQSAEASAKIITESEPPALQSVPIVREFPEVFPDDLPGLPSEIIIDFGIDLMPGTLPISMPSYRMAPAELNELRE is encoded by the exons ATGTggaaaaaggaaagagatgaagatgatggtccgcctacttgggaagaatttgaagaggccttcatggctaactttatcccagaagaggatagggaagctaaggctacagagtttgaaaagctcaagcaagggaataaaagtgTGCAAGAGTACTACATGGAATTCATAAGGTTAGATAAGCATGCTCCTCACATGGTTAAGACTGAAAAATCAAAGATTCGCAGGTTTGTGGGCGGTTTAGCTTACCATATTAAGGATACGACATCAGCTGCAACAGTAGGGATGGAAGCCTTCTCCTCTGTTGTGGGATTTGCCAAGCACTTAGAGAAAGACAGACAActaaggagagaagaaaaagagcttAACAAGAAAGCCCGTACAACGGGCAGGTTTAATGGTACATCCAGCGGAGGTAGAAGGGATTCCTCTAATAAGGAGTCATTAGCACCAGCTCAGTTCAGTCATCAGTCAGGTGGTAGGTCTTCCTTCAGACGTACTCAGAGTAATGGAAATCAGTCTCGCCAGAATCAGAAttttaggacatcatcctcacatagCCAGAATCATGTTGAGCAACATTCACACAAGCAAAGTCTTTGTGGAACATGTAAGCAGCAACATTCAGGTCAGTGCAAGCTCGGGTTTCATGGTTGCTACCATTGTGGAGACATTGGTCATATAAAGGCCAACTGCCCAAAGTTGCGACGTAATCTCAGTGGTGGACCAACTCGTCCTTCTAGTTCCTCAGCTACTGCAGTTGCACCACCTCAGGCTCGTGGTTCTCATAATCAGATCGAGCATGGAGCAGGCAGAGGTGCATACCGAGTTACTCAGGGAGGGGGACAACCCCGTTTGTTTGCTACACTTGATCGTCAGAGTGCAGAGGCATCTGCAAAAATTATTACAG aatcagaaccaccagcTCTTCAGTCAGTGCCAATTGTTAGAGAGTTTCCAGAAGTTTTCCCAGATGACCTTCCCGGACTTCCTTCCGAAATAATCATAGACTTTGGCATTGATCTTATGCCAGGCACTCTGCCCATATCTATGCCTTCTTATAGGATGGCTCCAGCAGAACTTAATGAGTTGAGAGAATAG